Within Kutzneria chonburiensis, the genomic segment CCTAGCCTTGGCCCGTACGGCGTGATGGCAGGTCGCACTCTTGACCTGTCTGGCTCATTTCATCCACCCTGCCTCAATTGCTTTCGCAACGAATTGAAGCTACTCCTTAGTCGTACTGCTCATTATTTCCAGCACATTGCAGTCGGCGGCCCAATCGTCGACGCGGTGGCTCGAGGATTGGAAGCAAGGAGCCCCGACGTGCGCGCCCGCACGATTCGCGAGCTTCAGGACCACGTCGCCCTTTTGCTATATATCGACGAGATAGGCGCGCGCGATAAAATACGCTTCGTTACAAAACCAGCTACCTACTGCCAATCCTGTTATCGAAATTACGCACGCGAAGCCGGGATTACAATTTACGACGACGAACAGCAGTCGGCGGATGTAATAGCTAAGATTATAGAGACTTCGAAGTTTTCAACTGTACGCAACCGTGCCGGTAACTGGACGGCAAAGATTACCGGCCCAATGGTGACTGATCATGTTTTGGTTAGCGAGTACGGCCGCACTCGCCCAACCCGAGCTTACATGGCTCGCGAGGTCTTCGATTCAATCACCGTACCTGCCGTACAGGACTACATTACAGCTAAGCACTACACTCTACCTATCGTTGATATGTCCGAATTTGCATGGATGAAAACTATCCGAGGAGAGCGTTCTAGTAGCGCAGAGAGTGTGGCACTTGAAGTTGAACTTCCCGGGATTAACGGAATTGGTCTGCGGGAATTTTTGCAGATGCAACAAGAGGATGAAGCCAGCTACTTGAAGTTTCAGACGGCCGTTAGGACGGCCGTCCGCGAGGCGATAAAGCGTCACGAATCAAGATCGCCGAATGAGATTGCCCGAGCTGTTGTTGAGGAATATGTAAAACCAGAGATTGCCGATATCGAGCAAAAAATGCGGTCAGCTACCCGCAGCTTGTCCAAAAAGGTCGGCATTTCGGCAGTTGTAGGTACGACTGCCACTTCAATTGGCCTTATGGGGGCAATGCCTCTGGTGGTTACCGCCGGGGTAGGCGTCGTGGCCGCGTCGCTAACTCAAGTGTACAAGTATTTCGACGATAAGGCGACCGTCGAGTCGTCAGATATGTATTTTCTTTGGAAGGCAGGCAGGGTTAAGCATGACCCCACAGAGGTGTATCGTGATGAAATCTAACACGCCTCATCGTGAAAGGTCGATCTCACTTTACCCCTCATCTCAAAAATAGGGTAAACGATCACTTCGATCGCCTACTGTGGATATTTCGTTCGGAATCCTCGCAGGTTGCGGGATATGGCGACAGATACCAGGAGGCAGCAGATGCCACGAGGCAACGGCAAAGCAGACCTCGAACCTGTCAGGTCGTAGGTTGACCTTCAGTGGCACTCGCTCGGGCACCAGTTGGCCCCGCCGCCTGTGCAGAGCCGGCGCCCGATCGGCCGTCAGGGCTGTCCACAGGCCGTGGAGCTGGAGCCCTCGATGCATCCGAGGGCCCATGGAAAAGTCTGAGAGAGTGCTCGTTGCTTTGAGCTGGCGCTTGACGACCGACCTCGAGATACTGCATGTGCCACCGACTGGAGAAGGGACGCCGTGAACACCGACGTACGGTTCACCAGGCCGCTTCTGAGCATGGCCGACGCTGCGCGCCTTCTCGGCATCCCCCGGCAGACTTTCCATCGTTGGGCGCGAGGCTACGAGCGGGGTGGACCACTGCTCCACGTGGCAGATCCCGATAATCTGCGTCAAGCAAGCGTCCCGTTCATCGCACTCGCTGAGGCATGGGTACTAGAAGGGCTACGACAGGCCGGTGTACGACCACAGCGCATCCGGCCTGCGCTCGAGCGGCTACAGCGTGAGTTCGGCCGTGAGTACGTGCTCGTATCGCCCGCCCTAGGGACCGACGGGATCTCGGTTCTATGGGACTTCTCTAAGACAGAGGCTGGCGCAGGACTGATCGAGGGGGCGACCGGTCAGCAGGTGATACGCGAGATCGTCCAGGACTATCTGCGGTACGTCGGCTTCGGTGCCGACGGCTACCCGTCACATCTGGAACTGAAGGCGTTCGAGCCGACCAAGGTCGTGATCGACCCGCACCGTGCGTCAGGACAACCGGTGTTCACCGGTACAGGTGCGAAAGTCGCGAACGTGGCCGCGATGCTGAAGGCTGGTGAGGACCCTGCCATCGTTGCCGAGGAACACGGGGTCGGGATCGACGCCGTCCGGGCCGCCGCCCGCATCCTCCTTGGCCGCGCCGCCTGAGTTCTATCTTGACGAGAACGCCGTGACTCGGACGGTCCGACGCCTATTGGTGGAACTCGGATATCGAGTCCACACTCCAGGCGAGGTGTTCGGTACACGAGCTGAATCGCTTGGAGCCGACGACATCGAGTGGCTTGGCAAAATCGCACGAAGCGGTTGGGTGGTCCTCAACCGAGATTCAAAGATCATGGAGCGCCCGCACGAGCTCGCGGCGTATCGAGCAGCCAAGGTCCACATGTTCTACCTCCCAGGAGGGGCGACCCGTGATGCGCTCAAACACCTGGTCGAGGTGCATCTCCGCGATGTGATTGCGTATGCTTCGAACCGCACGCCTGAGGTCTGGCGTATCACCGAACGAGGCATCGCGCCGTTCGCACCAAGACAGCGGAGACCAAGACAGGCGTGAAAATCTTCCCGTGGCACATGACGCGGTGTACGCAGCCAGGGCAAGATTATCACCCGCTCTTACCCCGCGATTACAATGACAAAAGACCACTGACGACGGCCCATGACGGAGCCCGCACGCCAACGCTTTGTCAGCCGCCGCAAGGGAAATCGGCTCGATAGTAGACAACGGCAAGTGTGGATCATAAATCCGTAGGTTCTGGGTTCGAGCCCCAGGCGGCCCACTCGCGAGTGGGCGAGGCGTGCGGAGTGGCTTCGCCGCTCTCGCCGCCTCGCTCGTTGTGTTTTGTGGGGCCCGGCCCCCACGCCCCCACGCCGGGGCTTCGCCCCGAACTCCAAGTCGGGCCATCTGCACAGTGGAAGCAGTGGGGGTCACGGTCCGGTGCGGGTCAGGGTGTAGCCGAGCATCGGCCACACCTCACCCTTCGTCTCCTGTGACTTGTCGCGCTGCGGATCACGACGGTAGCCCGCGCGTAGTGCCACCTGCTGGGAGGCGACGTTGTCGCGGTGGGCACGCAGCCACACCTCGGTCAAGCCTACGTGCTGGAAGATCCAGGCGCTGAACAAGAACACGGCCCGCGTGGCCACGCCGTGGCCGCGTGCGTCGGCGGCCACCCAGTAGGAAATCTCCCCGGCGTGCCCGTCATGGTGCAGGGCAATGTTGCCAAGCCGGCGTGCGGTGGCCGAGTCGCAGATGAGGAAGCCCTCCTGGTCGCCGGCGGTGCGCAATCGAAGGATTGCGGCCAGGACCTGGGCGGCGTCCAGGGTCGGCGAGTCTGTGGTGAAACGCTGAATGAGCGGGTCACGCACACTCTCGGCGTACCAGCCCGCGTCCTCGTCGGCCCACTCACGAAGCCGAACCAGCCCGTCGTCGAGTCCGTGGTCACGCACCGAGAACCCCAATCGAGGGCGCGATCAGAAGCCGAAGGCGGAGGCGCTGACCGAGCGGGCGTAGTTGACCCGGGCGTTGTAGTCCGCCACCTGAGCGAGTGAGGAGACGGACAGCTGCGTGGTGTGCACGAACCCGGGCCCCTGCACGATCACCTGCACATATCCGGTCGTCTGAGTCTCCCTCGCCAGCAAGAAGAGAAGCCCTAGCAGGCAGAAGACCAAGAAGATGATCGTGCAGACGATGGCCCAAGGCGGGATCCGCTCGGTTGTCCGGGACATGTCGGTGAACATCCACTGCACGGTGCCTACCGGCCGGGCCCCGATCGGAGTCACCACCGTGGAGCCGGTGACTCCGATATCGCCGATCGTGACCAGCATCGGTTCCCCGGCAACGGGGTAGCCATAGCTCACAGTGGTGCCTCCAGATGACTCCGGTGTGTAGTCGAAGGGAACAGGGCGAGCGTTACAGGCTGTAGCACGGGGTCAGGAGACCTTCTTGGTCGCGGCGACCTGGTCGTGAAAGGTCACCTTGGCGTCGAACGGCGTCGGCGGTGGGCTGAGTACGGCCACCCCAGGGGAATCAGCCAACGGGGTGATGCCGGGCGGCAGGACGAGGCGATTGCCGTCGGCGGTGGGCCAGGTCAAGGCGATCACGCGGCCGGAAGGCAGGTCGAGGGAGAAGACGCCCAGGGTGTCGGAACTGGCCGCGGACGGGGTGGAGAACGTCGGGGCGGCGGCGCTGTCGGGCCGCCAGACCAGGCTGATCACGTTGTGCTGGTCGGCCGGGTCCCAGTTCAGCTCGATGAGCTTGCCTGGACCGGCGGCGGGGATGGTCAGGGGATGCGTTGCCTGGGTGGCGACACTGGTCACGCCGGCGGGCACGGCACCGGAGCAGGTGTTCAAGCCACGCAAGGCATCGAGCAGAGCGGCGTTGCTCGTGGGATCCATGCCGAAAGCCAACGACGAGCCGAGATCGACGTAGTCGCCGACCCGGGAGTCGGTGTGGGTCACCTCGAAGCCGCCGGCCGAGCACTTGGTGAAGGGCGCGCGGTCGGTGACGAAGTCCTTGACGGGCAAGGCGGATCCGCCGTTCAACGCGACGCTCTTGACCTCGGTCGACACCAGATACCGCCCGGCGCAACAAGGGGAGCGCACCGGGCGCACGTCCTCGGTGCTGGGCGGATAGTTGTAGCGGCTCGACGCGGTGACGGCGAGCTGATCGACCGCGGGACCGCTCAACTCGACCTGCCAAGACTGCGAAATGCTGACGGGCTGCACGGCGGCGACGGCCAGCACGGTGCCGTCCAGCCGGCCGGCCCACAGCAGCCAAGACTTGTCGATCTTGGATCCATCCGGCATCGACCAGGTCGCCAGCAGTGAGCTGACCTTCTCACGCAAGGCCTGGTCCTGAACAAGATCGCCTCGGCCGGGCCACTTCGCGGCTCTCGGGATCCCCACGGTGATCGCGGCCGGCTCGACCGGGGTCGAGGTGCAGCCGGAAGCCAACAGGACGACAACGCTGAGCAGAACCACCGCGCGGCGGAGCCGGGACAACATCGATCCTCCGGACTTTCGGTCAGTTGTGGCGCTTCCACGGCGGAACGTAGTAGTTGCCGGGGTCGGCCGGCACGCGCGACTCGAAGAGCCGGTCGACCTTGCCGTCCTTGGACACATTGTCGCCGTACAGCAGACTGCGCGCGCTGTTGTCGTCGTGCCATGGCGAGTCGTGCACCGGTTCGTAGTAGTAGGAGCCGTTGGCGATGCTGTCGCGGGCCTCGTTGTAGGCATCGAGCTGCACCGGAGCGTCGTGCCCCTTGGACCACTGCTGATAGCTCGCCACGGTGAGATTGTGTTGGGCCTCCAGCAGGTCGCTGCTCGGCGTGATGTCCTTGTACGGCTTGAGGATCTGATGGCCGCCACTGTCCAAAGTGAACAGATCTGTGGTGCCGCGGCCGGTGTTCGCGGGCAGCACGCCGGCCTCGCTCGCGGCGGACAGCAGGAAGTAGTCGCGCCGGGCGTCCTTGTCGATCTCGTGTTGGTTGAACAGGTCCTCGCGCTGCTTCGGCGTCTGGTCGGGATCCGGCGGCGGTGCGGTGAAGACCTTGTCGATCAACGGGTTGATGACCGCGCTGCCGACGGCGGTGAACGGCGACAGAGTGCCGCCGGAGGCGAGGTTCACGCCCTGGACCGCCCCGGTCACCACAACCTTGCTGGCCAGGTCCCACGCCCAGTCCCGACGTTTGGCGGCCTCGGCCGCCGCCACAGCCTGATCGTGTTTGGCGCCGGTCTGATCCAACGCGTACTGGTAGTCGGCGGTGGTCATGGCGCCGTCGATCCGGCCGGCGGCGTTGAGCGCGGAGTCCACGTCGACGCTGGTGCCGTGCTTCAGGGCGTCGACCACGAGGCCCTTGCCGTAGTCGATGGCCGCGGCATGGAAGCGGGTGGCGTCACGGTCGCCGGTGCCGGACACGAACTCCAAGTAGCGGGCGCGGTCCTCCGGAGAGAGCTGGACGCCAACCCCGGAGTCGTTGCCGAAGACGTCATGCATGTGCGCTTCGGCGTCGGACGGGGTGCCGGTCGTGACGTTGCGGCCGAAGGTGTCCATCCAGTTGATACCGGTGTCGACCACGGCATCCTTGACCCCCTGGGACATCCGGTGCAGGTAGTCGTCGCGGTCGGCGCCGACCTCCTTCATCACGGCAAGAGCGGCCTTGGCCTGGTCGATGGTGCCGCCACCGGTCTTGGGATCACGGTCGGTGCCACCGTGCACGACGTCGGCGGCGCCGTGGTCGTCCTGCCAGTTGAGGCCGAGCAGGGTCTGCCGGTCGTGGGTGTCGAGCAACAGCTGGGACGAAGCGGCGTCGTTGCGGCCGACGACGGAGAGCAGGTGGCTGGCGGCGGCGTCCGAGGTCTGGGCGCGTAGCGCGTCGTAGGCCTGCTGGCTGCTGGGGCCTCGGCTCAGCGCGTCGGAACCGTTGGCGGAGATGGCATTGAGGTCCTGCTTGACGCGGATGGCCTGCTCGCCGAGCTCCTTGGTGAACTCGGTGCCGCCGTGCACGGTCGACGCCTGCATGAGGTCGGAGAAGCCGTTGAACCGGCCGAGCCCGTCGACGGCCATGTGCTGAGGATCGCCGAAGTCGTTGAGATCCTTGTTGGGCCACAACAGACCCGTGTCGGGATCACGCCAGCCGACCGGGGTCTTGGCCAGGTCCTGGACCGCCTTGGGCATCTGACCGAGGCCGGTGTGTCCGCCCTTGTCCGGGTTGGACAGGTTCATGATGCCGTCGGCGATGGGGCTGACAACCTGCCGGCTCAGCCGCGCGGCGGCGTCGTCGTTGGTCTCCGTGGGCAGGCCGTCGGGGCCACGGCGGTGATCGGCCATGGACGGGGCGGCATCGCGTACGTACTGGGGAAGTTTGGCCAGGTTGTCGGCGCCGACCTCGTTGTACCAGGCGTCCAGGTACGCCCGTTCGGCGTCGGTCAGCCTGTAGCCGGCGGCCACCCGAGCGTTGAGCAACGCGACGGTGCGCTCGCCCTGCTCGATGGCCTCGATGCCGTCCTTGCCCGCCGGCCGGCCGAGCGCGCCGTTGACCAGGCCGGCGTCGGCCTTGGCCTGGTCCACGCTCAGCGCCGCGCCGCCGGGCCCCTCCTGCGCCCCGTCGGGCGGGATGTATCCCATGTCGGCCAACGACTTCAGGTGCCCGGCCAGCCCCTGCTCGTAATCGTCGACCATGCCCTTCACCGCGCCGCCGTGCGCCTTCACCTGGGCGACGGCCTTGGCGACGTACTCGTCCATCAGCGACTGCCGGTCGGACGGATCCATGGCCTGGTGGTACTGGCGCACGATGGACCGGTACTCCGATTCGATGCCGCCGATCTCGCCTTCCAACGCCGTGACCTCGGACTTCGCCGAGTTGGTCTTGGTCTCCAGATCGCCGGAGATGGCCCCGAGCAATTTGGCGATGTTGGACAGTTTCTCGCCGTTGTTGCCCAGCTCGGCCCGGGTCTGCGCGACGTTGGCGGTCATGTCGTAGGCCGGCGCGCCGTTGACCGTGTAGTGCTCGGCCTTCAGCCGGGACGCCTGGCCGGCCAGCTCACCGGCCTCGGCGGCGTCCCCTGACGCGCCGGCGAACGCCTGGGCCAGCTGGTTGATCTCGGCCGGGTCCCCCGCCGTCAACTTGTCTCGGAGGCCCCAGGGATCCACTCCGGCCCGCTGCGCGAGATCCTGGTAGCTGAAGGACATTCTCGTCAGCCCATCCCGTCGGCAACGCTGCGGACCACGGCCTCGTTGGCCACCGTGGTGGTCGTCGTGGTCAGTTCGTCGCCCAGCTGCGCGGTTTTGTCGGCTCGCTGCCCCTGGTCGTCACGGTCACGGGCGGCGGAGGTCGCGCCCTGGATGTGGTGCTCGTGGGCCGTGCCCAGCGCGGCCGCGAACGACCCGGCCGTGGCGACGTCGCCGAACGGGTGCGCGGTGACCGACTCGCCGCCGAGCTTGCGGGCCACGCCGTCGGCGGCGGCGCTGGACTTCCGGTCCCGGTCGGCCCCGTCCCGCAGGCCGTCGGAGTCGTACCTCAGGTCGGACATGGGAATCCTTGCTTCCTCGGCCGGGAAAGCGGTCAGGACATGCCGTCGGCGACACGGCGCACGGCGGCCTGGTCGGCAACTGTGGTGGTGGCGGAGGTCAGCTCGTCGCCGAGGGCGGCGGTCTTGTCGGCGCGGCCGCCCTCGATGTCGCGCTGAGTGGAAGCGTTGGTGGCCCCGGTGATGTGGTGCTGGTGGGCTTCACCGACAGCACCGGCGAAGGAACCGGCGTTGTTGA encodes:
- a CDS encoding DUF433 domain-containing protein, coding for MNTDVRFTRPLLSMADAARLLGIPRQTFHRWARGYERGGPLLHVADPDNLRQASVPFIALAEAWVLEGLRQAGVRPQRIRPALERLQREFGREYVLVSPALGTDGISVLWDFSKTEAGAGLIEGATGQQVIREIVQDYLRYVGFGADGYPSHLELKAFEPTKVVIDPHRASGQPVFTGTGAKVANVAAMLKAGEDPAIVAEEHGVGIDAVRAAARILLGRAA
- a CDS encoding GNAT family N-acetyltransferase gives rise to the protein MRDHGLDDGLVRLREWADEDAGWYAESVRDPLIQRFTTDSPTLDAAQVLAAILRLRTAGDQEGFLICDSATARRLGNIALHHDGHAGEISYWVAADARGHGVATRAVFLFSAWIFQHVGLTEVWLRAHRDNVASQQVALRAGYRRDPQRDKSQETKGEVWPMLGYTLTRTGP
- a CDS encoding DUF2563 family protein produces the protein MSDLRYDSDGLRDGADRDRKSSAAADGVARKLGGESVTAHPFGDVATAGSFAAALGTAHEHHIQGATSAARDRDDQGQRADKTAQLGDELTTTTTTVANEAVVRSVADGMG